CCAATtattgagaaaagaaagaagggaaCATCAACAAAAGTAGGGAAAACTCCATGATTGATGAAGATTAGGATGAACTTGAAGTGGGTCCTTTTCAGTTCAATCAAACTTTTATCTCACAACatcaaagagaaagaaagaaacttctCGAAATTGGGTGGTAAATACATATGTGGTAACACATTATCATCCAAGTTTTAAAGTAAGACTCGGATCGAATCAAGCTCGTCAGTCCTGACATGCTCTTACATCTATTTTTATGGCCAGTATGTTAGGAAACAGtctaaactatatttttaaaaaaatattattaaattttttttatattttcaaattatttgatgtgttaattttaaaaatattttttaaaaaataaaaaaatattattttaataccttttaaaataaaaaaaaattactgcaaCCGCTGTACAAACTCAAacagaaataaaattcatcatgaTTTGTCACTGTATAATAAAAGCCAACAAGAACCTTAACCTAACTCCCACCAAACACACAACAGCCACACCAGATCGTGCAGACCACGTAAATTACTTTGACAGGATTCATGAAATCGTGTCCTAATTAAAGAACGAGAAGGTGACagtatatatacatgtatatgcTACTCCAAAGTCTACAACATTACTttgttgagataaaaaaaaaaaaaaaaacttctaggTTTTGTGGATATAACTCTCAATAACTCTTAAGATGTTTAGAGTAAGGTTGCTtctagtttttaatatattttatttaaaaattatcaaattgatatattggtattaaaaataaaataaaataatcttaaaaaaatattttaattcttttaaaagtaaaaaaaaatacttttaaaaagcattattatttaaaaaagttgggttatatatttgttaattcaATCCAAAAAGATTTGAGAGGTTTGATGACAACCATCAATTCAATTcccattttgcatatttttatatatgtagtttatttaaaattaatgtccACGGAGATTTAgactaatttctttattttcttaaaaaggaTACATCTTGCATAGGCTATAATTATCTTAATTAGTACTTgttgattatgatttatatagaaaatggaGCCACAAAATAATCAGCCTGTCGAATTCACTCTCAGAAATAATGCATAATTATATATCCTTTGAATGAGAGGCCAAGGCAGGTAGGCAGGTAAGAGAGATAGGGATTCCTGCAGAGTTTTCAAGTGAGATTTGAAGATTTTGGTGATCTTCCACTAGTGGTTGTTGAGCTAATTAATGGCAACCTTTGATATCTTGTTTCATGAGACAGACCATTCGGTTCCTTAAATGTAAGGGACCACTCCTCTTATCCTATGTGTACTAGGTTAGGAAATTAATCCGAAGATTTTGCACCACAAAATAGATATGCCCTTAGCTACTAAACCTGTCTCGGGGTTGACTGGTTCAAGGTCTTGGATAACGGATCAAGAATATTGACTTTACATAAAGTATAGTTCATGGAACGGCAATGTTATCCAacaaagtatttaaaaaaaatcaatgaaaaaatatcaatgaattTTAATCGAGTTAATATAATCACGGGCCAATTTAAATTTCTGATATAATAgagtaacttttattttattttttaaatctgatGTTGGCTAGATTTTGAGTCGACCCGCCAATCTTTTAGGTTTTATAAAAGCATTATCTGTTAGGGTATTGATTTTGCCCTGTTTTCTTGAAAGAAGAAGGGATAGAAGGATATGTATAATATATAGCTTGCATGAATTAAGGGTTAGTGGGGGGTCTTTAATGGAATATTGGTCAATGAGaagaatcattttgatatggaTGCTCCCTCCAAATCTTGGATTCACAAGTAAACCATGGACTCAAGTAGACCACCATCTTAAGCATAAGAAACCCAACATTACAAGGTTTAGAATTAGTGTGATGTCAACATTACAAAATGGAATCCAGAAAGAAGGAtaaagaaatggaaaaggaagggAAGGGGGGGCTAAAAATATGGCTCCTTTGGAAGGCAGTTGAGTGGAGCTTTTCCATCAATCAATGAAAGATGCGCTAGCTACATTGCAAGCAAATGAAGGTTGGGTTTTAGGATCATGTGGGGCCTCAAACTTtctgcatcatcatcatcaattttaattgagattcATGTATCTGCATATTGCGATCAtgattttgatgctttttttattattttattagctCCCATCTTCAACTCCAAATTTCCTTGTTTAGAAAATTAGGCTTTAATCTTTTTTAGATGTAATGTGTTTGGAGATTGCGGTGgtgatttttaaaagtgtttttagaatattaaaatttattgtttagaatattaaaattaagtgttttttagttattttgatgtgttaacattaaaaattaaaaaaaattattttaaaatattttcaacacaaataatataataacaacatatatattattatgttcGAATCCTATAATTGTATAGGAAAAaggaattttttaattgaagacaTGTATCCCATCTTAAGATTAGATAAGTGAAAGAACACGAATGAAAACATATACATTTGGACAAATTTATATCCCACTAGATTGTGTGCACTCACATAAGCTTTGAATATATTGCAATCCACTCATTTTTCATATGCTAGAGATCAACGTTGTCAAAATTATGACTTGTAAAGTTGTATGATTTATGAGTTAATTTgtatttaacatgaaaaatcagactaaaacttaaaaattaataacatcataCTTGATTTGAATGAACTCGGTAAAATCATGCAAACTCATGATTTTGCACTGATTTTACGAGTTTTGATGGAGTACATATACTACCTTAATTAACTCTCATTTCtatcaaattaaacaaacaaaaaaaaaacctagcctactcgtctctctttctctctctcaaaccaCTCGACAAGCTCGGTAACATGATTGTATCATGATTGAAATCAATTTGAATCTCTtaaacttaattgtttttattttaattatgtgtttTAAAGTATCTGAAttattgcattatttattttatttttgtcttaattgtattatattgttatttactacttgcttaaaattatttatataactagttaaaaaatttcacttaccATTTTACTATCTAAatttacattgtattttttatattatatcaaaaaaaaaattttgataacCTCTAGAGATTTTTATGAGAAAGGTTGTGCGAAACCTTTTCTTTCATGATAGTTCAATATGGAGACATGCTCGAGATTTGTAACGATCCTAGGCTTGACACTTAGCTAGAATTACTGATTAACACATCAACAAGATTTACTCCTAGCTAGCTTtgatttattcttatttaaattcaaagttattatattagaatattttaaattttaaatttaatttcttttaatttcttttctatttaagtATTAGCTAAGTAGAATTTTgggattttgaaaaaatcatgaaaaattttATTCAGACTTTTTATTGAGTCATTTGAAGAATTGGACGACCTCAAGTATACTTTTATGGAGGCTCAGGCAACCTCAAATATGCCCAAAgaaatatctttttatcttctttttttcaattaggtCTTTGTgagtcaatttattttaattcaaattgttgttattaattattaacttgAGTTTGTTACAAGACTTTTCTCAGTGTCATCACTTCACAAATATGATATGAATCATGTAAACTAGCTAGCCAGACATGCtctaatattttgtattttgtaatgattTTCAAATGTCATTTTGTTTCCTAGAAATTTATATTGATAATTAGTTAAGTTTTATATGAAtagcataataaatgaaaaaatcaatgaaaaaataatcactttCTTTTCCATATTATTTATCTCTCACAGTAGGTCTACAAAAACATTTGTGATACatattgtcataacccaattttgaaccattttattttaattattattattattttatttactgaaaaaaatgatgatgaaaaaataataataataatgatggaaaaaacaagtaaaatgaaataaataaagaatgaattaaaatttgggttaagggcaaaatgattgaaagtttgggggtttaattaaactttgaaattaatctaattaagcttgaaattaatttaattaattcaattaagggtttaattggaggaTTAATTAATTCGATAAAGCTGCACTttatttttagggccgccgcgatgtcgggtgcgacacaTATAATATATGAAGTATGGTTATAAAAACTATCCCGGTTTAGCCGGTAATTCAAGTCAACTTCAagttaattattgaaaaaattaaataaattaatctaatttaaattaCATGATTTAAACTTTAAATCGAGTCAAGTTTAATAAAAGATACTGGATTATGCGtaagtaattataattatcataGTTGAAAATGATATTACAATGGAagcgtttttttttcttgctttaccACATTTCAGTACTATCAATTCATACAATTATGCAAAGTATGTCCCCCACTTACATTATTCACCCAAACACTATGAGTGACTTTATGCTAAAAGTTGCTGACGTAAGCAAAAGATTTACATAAGTGCCCTCTTCCTTCACTATCAAAACGAAAGGAACATGGATCTAGCCTAGCTTagctatcctcttttttttttttcattttttttgttttttgttttttttttgttcatgaaCACATTTGCCATTCCTCCACTGCCAATCAgcgtttttttaaaatattaaatggccATTTTAACTTTAgaagacaaaaatataatagaGTTCATGTGAGTGAGGCACCCAAATCATATTAAGTGCTCAAATATTATCTTTTCTCTAGTTTTTTAGGTTATAGCTGGTTAATATTTCAGaacaaaacaaacatatatagaAGAGATAAAATCGTATTTTGTTAAAGAGatagtaatataaaataaatatatatcggGAATagttttataatgaattttttttttattttaaaagaaaaaaatacatgaaaacagTATCTAATTACTAGAGTTTAGAATTTGGGATGTACGTAGCTAGGTGTGATGCTCTTGAAGGTGGCTGTAGTAGAATCCTTGTCCAGCCCATAAAGATAAAAGTGATGGGATGATCTCCTCCAAATCTTTGATGCTTTCTTATGAATTATGCTTCATCAACTACCTCAACTCTCCTCGTAGTATTCTCATTCAAAAGTGAAAGTACAATAGAAATTCACCATTATGAGGATGTGATATCATGTTTCAattaaggttgttaaaatctttaattaaattctaaaattgcataattttaagagttaatatatatttattatgcaaaattatataaaaattaaaaaaaataaaactaaaataaggtaaaatcacaattttattatcaattgtatgattttgcaataattttaaattttaaattcttattttcCTCATTGCATACCATTTTGTTTACTTATTAACGCATGAGACTCACAAGCGTTTGTATCCATGaattatttcttcaatcaataGTGCAACGATGAAGGAAACATAGTCTTACTTAAACCAttcttaacaaataaaaaattatttattacgagatagaattttaaaaattcttattctataaaaatatttttatggatAAGAGTGATGGGTCATACTCTAAAATCTGATCCACCATGATTAAACAAAAACTCTTACTTTGAATTGCTTGATTCATTCGTTTTAGTTCATATAAAGCCTgcattttattattgatattcataatgagtaacaaataatatttgaaacttaTGAAAgcataacaatatttaaaagtgatGTAATCAAGGCAAAAGACAATAGATAAGCTAAAACAATACAAATGGTCATGTATTTGGAGAGAGTATTGGAACTTGTGTTAGCCAACAAGGGAGCATAATTGTGAAgatatggtttttttcaatgtattttcttGGACGCAGGGTCTTACCAACTACTTCCAACTTTTTCCCTTGGATCTTAAATGGTAGTATTGTATAATGCAAGAACAAATACGTCACATCTTTATTGATGAAATCGCTTTTTGTCTGTATGAAccatgtatgaaaaataaaaacttacttATGATTTTACGACCCGAGTTTACATTGTATTTTTCATGTCgtgtaaaaaaatagtttttgatgACCTTGATTTCAACTTTCAAGATAATTACAATGGTGTCcactaaagaaaagaaaagcgaCAAGAAGAGATGGCTCAAATGAGAAGGGGGACTTAATCTTTTTGTGCTAGTATGGCAGGGGGCTAGAATAGAACCAATGATGCTGGCTTTAAAGATCAGGTCGGGTGCTTCAACTTTTAGGATAAGAAAGGTGGCAACAATTGTGGTTTAGGCTGGCTGATGAATGGGTGGGGTGCGACATTTTAGTGCCAATCCCACCTAAACCCCACTTGTTAATCCACATGAGCAATGTTCTTCCCCTGAAGATAGAAATGATTGGTACAGGCAAGAGGTGTTCTAGTTTCTCAGTGGCTAATCCAACTTCAAAATACTCAAAACAATGAAGTTTTAAGTTTTGCTAGAAATTGGGCGAAGGTGACGCTAGCTCCTCTATAGCGACACCAAATAGACTTCTCGAGAGTCTTGTTTCTTTCACCTTGTTACCACCGTTGCCACACCAAGCATCCATCACATCCTGACATAACGATACACTCACTTCAGCTGGGCTACAATTCTGAAGTAACTGGAATCTGAGTCATTTAGatctgtttttttccttcatcaTGATCGATTTCTACGAAGTTTGAAGACACCGAACTTCTTGTTGTTTGTGACCCAAAATCCATCGACCAACATTCTTTGttcctttctttgtttctgTCTATTTCAGATCTGCCAGCATTTGCGTCAGGAAGCAATTTAGATTTCTGCTTGGTCGTTCAAGAATGAAGTCTATGTCTACTTCTCGTTTTGGAGCACCTTGCACCTTATTCTCCTTGTGGGATTGGATTAAAAACAGATCACCCATATCACAACTATGAAAATTCTTGAGATTTACTCATCTGTGTATGATACGGGGGGGCTTAAACCAACCCATGGTACTTGAGACAGTGGCGATATTCATATAACCATGCAAAATTGCAACAAACACGAACACTTCAGCACAATCaggataaaaaaatctctcaagCGAGACCGTTCTTTAGACAAAATGCGAGATGTCCAAGGGCAAACATGGCAAGCGCATATAGTTACAGAAATCGTGATTCTTGCACAAAAGTGCAACAAAATATCTGGAAACAGTGTTTTGTGTGATCTTAAACAGATGCTCAAAGACCCAATCCAACAGTGCGGCCATCTCTTCGTCGAAGCCCAGCAGTATACTGTTTTTCTAGATCCATCTGGAGTTCCTTCTGTTTCTCTGCATCTTGACTGTCGGGTTGGGGCTCCACCTTCACATCTCCTTTTACACCCTACAATTGGCCATAGGCACCAAGGCAAACTCAGACTCTGAAACTGTGTTAGTAGGTGAACTAATTGAGAATGGAAACATGCACAAGCAACAATGGATCCTTTCTataaaacattcttaaccaacCTGACAGCAGAACCACTTTAGAACAGATagaaagaaccatgaaaaaacaaaatgagaatTACCATGAGTTTGTTGAACTTTTCTTGCCTTTCACGATCGCCAAACATAACGGTATCCCACCGGCGACCAGTCTGTAAAAAGAGTGAGGGTGTTCAACAGGTAAGTAGAAAGAAGCAGCCAACACAAGCAGAATAAAGGAGATACCTCTTCTGGAGCAGCACTCTTCTTACTCCCCCAAAGCAGCTTCTTCTTTTGCTCAGTAGACATAAAACCCACTCCAACTAGGTTCTTGTTAACTGTATCAtgcatgaaaaatactttcaattGAAACAAGTTCAAGGAGATAAAAGACTGTCAGTGCATCATTTGATTTGAATAACATCTATAGCACCCATGGGCATCAAACAATGGAGACAGATCCATCCATTCGTGTCACACAGAAATAAAACATACATTCCTCTCAAATATAACGATGCATGAAGCTAGATGTAGCTCACCAAACACTCCATTCATTCAGCTCTATCATAATGGCCTGCTTGGCATAAGTGAAGATGGTGCAAATGAAGGGTGAATATATAATGGTGAACTTGAGAAAAGAGGAAATGAAGGGCACTGAGAaagacaaaaggaaaaaaaaagtgtgcaaaaaaaacaatagtagCAGAATGGATGCTAGGAGGTATAATTAGTATAAGTAAAACTAACTCTACAAAAAGGCACTAATAAGATGCCACATATTTAATGTgactaaaaaaactacaaacaaaaaaagaatcaacatAACCCAAAACATTCTCATCTATGAAAAAACTTCCTTGTGAGCTGGAAACGCAAAATGCCAAGTCAATTATCCCACAGGAGGCAAGAGAAGCCTTTTTCTCTTGATACCGGAAATCATGTTGCTGTATTCCTCCTTCAACCACCAAAATATACCTAAATGGATTCTAACCTGTGCTCACTTTGCATTTACAAAAACATATCTGAAAACAACTGGAGTAATGGATCAACCCAATCAATACCAGCCAACATGTACCAATTTCTATAAAGATGTGTCGAGGCCCCAAACATGAGTTGGATCTTGTACAGAATAAGTTTCCATTCCCCCGGATTCATAAAAGAGCATGAAACTGCAAGCTAAATCCCTCTTGAAGTATACACTCTGTACGTGAATGATTCATACTATAAGACTAAGGCACTCGAGAAATCTTCTTATTTCATATCATGGGGCCAGACAACCCAAGAAGTAATGCATGCAATATAAAGAGAACCCTTCAAAACCATGGCACAGtcataaaatatcaaatatcatGTAGAAGTATTGTGTACCTAATTCAGCAGCTTTCATAGCAGCAACCTTTGCAGCATCTAAATCATTAGCTGCCTCTGAAGTATTGGCATGTGCTTGTCCTACATTGACCTTATTATCAACCTCATGGGCTGGCATTGAACTTGAAGACTGCTTTTGATTAACTACAGTTGTAGAAACTTCATAATTAATAGAGCTCAACTTGTAAAAACAAGTATGCAAACAAGATTAAGTGACTCAACAAAACATCAGACAAAGCAAAATGATTACCATCTCCGCTGTAATCTGGGTCCTTGCTAGAGCTAAACAATTTTGGCTTTTTGGCAGGAGATTCTGGTTTTTCGCTCCCAAAAGCAGATTTATCATCACTCTTCTCCCCTGGTGCTTTACTGTACCGATCCTTATCCCTGCTAGTTTCCCAGTTATcatgtttcttcttttccttcagGCCATTCAATTCCTTTGGGTCATTCTTATAAGACTCTCTAAGGCGATCCCTTCCAGAAGAGTCATTTCGATATCCTCTGGTGTCCTCGTAATAGGATGATCGATCACTTTTATGATCTCCAGAACTCCTATGATAATCTCTTTTCTCATCACGACCATCTCTGTCCCGCCTGTGCCAATCCCTATCCTTCTCTTCAGAGACTATGCTAGTATATTTCCTACCAGATCCAACTCTATCAGGTGAAAAGTCCTTATCTTTCAACTTCTGATGCTCCGATAATTCCCTCTCTTTGTCCATGTTTCTGTGACCTGAACCATCATGTCTATCACGAGAATATTTCTCCGAATTTCTAGCATAGTCCCTTGACCTACCACGCTCACCATCCTTTGACTCCCGGCCAGAATGAGAAACCACCTGATGATGCCTGTCTCCATCATCTACACGCCTGTCATGTCTACTATAGTCATCATTCCTAGAATAACCATGAGAGCTTCTGGAAGAATAGCGATCAGAATGTCTATACGATTCTCCATTCTTCTCATACCGACTCCTCCCAGAATCCCTATCCAGTTCTTTCTCTTCACCCTTCCTTCTCTGAGAAGCTTTTGCAGGATCATCCCTCTGAACTACTGGACTTGAGCTTTGATCACGCTTCGGACTCCCtataaattacacaaaaaagCAACCGAACAAAACCAATCAACCCTCACTACACTACAATGCTGTAACTCAATAACAAATGTCTAGCAACAACATTCTAACGAAACCATACCAAACTTGAATCAAGCTAAAAACCACAACAAACccagaaatccaaaaccaaagtTTAACAAACTAACCATCAGACAAGGATGACCCATTCATAGGAGAATGGCGTCGATATTTCCTGTTAGCCATATCATTTGAAGGCTTACGAAATGTTGCTTTCGTTTCAGTATTCTCCAACTGCGGAGACTGAATGCCGGAATCCattaaaaccctaaacaacAAATACACCATAAATTAATTactcaaaacaagaaaactacAAAGCACATCAAAcacaataattaaaacaatttaactatttaataactaaatttaacaatagaaaggggaaaaaagaaaacagaagaaaaattgaaagcGAATCTAGGGTTCGAAAGCCACTAATTTTTCACGCAAAAACTAATCGAACCGAAAACAAGCAGAGAGAGAGGGTAGAAGAAACGAACCTGTgtctttgttttctctcttctatCTATCCTACTCCACTCGGTCTCTAGGGTTCGTTCTTTTCTCTCCCCCTATGTCATGATATTTGTTCGTTCGAGTTTGATTATGTCTGGACCCGGTCCGGTTATAATAGTAATTTAGAATGAGAcagaggttattttttaaaatattttttatttataaaagtattaatttaaaaaatattttttttatattaatttattataaaaatataaaaaaattaaattaaaaaatcaaaattttaaaaaacattaggtTTTATGCATGGAAAGTCTGAAGTGGTGCTCTTCAATGGGGTCTCTGCCGCAATTCATGCACCCAAATTATTAACCTCGTTTTTTATGGGTGTTATGGGTTGGAcatattcatttaaattaatttaaaatattattattttaaaaaataaattaaaactatattattttaaaaaaaaataaaatcaaattaatttttaatcggATTAATTCAGTTAAGAGTTGACTTGTTAGGTTGATCAGGTCATATCAAATTAACTtaccttatttaatttaaaactcagtTTAAactaagattttaataaaattaattcataaattcATAGGAACATGTttaaatagttaatttttatttgatgattaaaatatatttttaaattagctttttctaccattttttttaaatggagaaattataatatatatcaaaaaaatggTAAGAAGAATTTATTCTAAGATAAACTTATTATACAACAAAATTTAGTCACAGCATAGTCAGCTTCTTCATTAGGATTTTCAGTAATAAAACCAGCAACTGTGATTGTAGATTGTATTCAAAATGACTTATTCAACTCATAATGTTGACCAAGCATTCTGAACTGTGAGCTTACGACTGCAATATTTAGATCCTACTAGGAGGTGTGATCTTCAACCATTCGCAGACAATTAAATTCCAGATCTGTGATGATTCTGCCTAGTTAGCCGAAGGATGTATGTCACTCTTTCCTGGTTCATTGAACGATCAATTTGACCACCAATGGATTTTTCCTATGAATTTTGATGATCTCCTCCTACCTCCGTTAAGATCCAACGATCCTGCTAACAGCGGAGGTGGTTCTGCCAGCTCCGGCAGCCGCATTTTGCCGTCCATACAGCATAAGGAGAACCTTGGATTCCTTGTCAGTCCTATCCCGATACCACATCATTGCCCCGCCACAACAGCGGTACTCAAAGGAGGACTTGAGAATCAGTTCATACTCCAACCATCTTTGATGcctttaatctttaaatttatagttCCCACAATCCAAATATCGGAGGAGTTCGAACCTTAACTATATTTAGTTGATATGTGTTGAAGCATGCATtaagt
The Populus nigra chromosome 3, ddPopNigr1.1, whole genome shotgun sequence genome window above contains:
- the LOC133689790 gene encoding uncharacterized protein LOC133689790 isoform X1 — translated: MDSGIQSPQLENTETKATFRKPSNDMANRKYRRHSPMNGSSLSDGSPKRDQSSSPVVQRDDPAKASQRRKGEEKELDRDSGRSRYEKNGESYRHSDRYSSRSSHGYSRNDDYSRHDRRVDDGDRHHQVVSHSGRESKDGERGRSRDYARNSEKYSRDRHDGSGHRNMDKERELSEHQKLKDKDFSPDRVGSGRKYTSIVSEEKDRDWHRRDRDGRDEKRDYHRSSGDHKSDRSSYYEDTRGYRNDSSGRDRLRESYKNDPKELNGLKEKKKHDNWETSRDKDRYSKAPGEKSDDKSAFGSEKPESPAKKPKLFSSSKDPDYSGDVNQKQSSSSMPAHEVDNKVNVGQAHANTSEAANDLDAAKVAAMKAAELVNKNLVGVGFMSTEQKKKLLWGSKKSAAPEETGRRWDTVMFGDRERQEKFNKLMSLSLPWCLWPIVGCKRRCEGGAPTRQSRCRETEGTPDGSRKTVYCWASTKRWPHCWIGSLSICLRSHKTLFPDILLHFCARITISVTICACHVCPWTSRILSKERSRLRDFFILIVLKCSCLLQFCMVI
- the LOC133689790 gene encoding uncharacterized protein LOC133689790 isoform X2 translates to MDSGIQSPQLENTETKATFRKPSNDMANRKYRRHSPMNGSSLSDGSPKRDQSSSPVVQRDDPAKASQRRKGEEKELDRDSGRSRYEKNGESYRHSDRYSSRSSHGYSRNDDYSRHDRRVDDGDRHHQVVSHSGRESKDGERGRSRDYARNSEKYSRDRHDGSGHRNMDKERELSEHQKLKDKDFSPDRVGSGRKYTSIVSEEKDRDWHRRDRDGRDEKRDYHRSSGDHKSDRSSYYEDTRGYRNDSSGRDRLRESYKNDPKELNGLKEKKKHDNWETSRDKDRYSKAPGEKSDDKSAFGSEKPESPAKKPKLFSSSKDPDYSGDVNQKQSSSSMPAHEVDNKVNVGQAHANTSEAANDLDAAKVAAMKAAELVNKNLVGVGFMSTEQKKKLLWGSKKSAAPEETGRRWDTVMFGDRERQEKFNKLMGVKGDVKVEPQPDSQDAEKQKELQMDLEKQYTAGLRRRDGRTVGLGL